One Tepidisphaeraceae bacterium DNA segment encodes these proteins:
- a CDS encoding TadE/TadG family type IV pilus assembly protein → MKNCSTRFLVTRPLAARGRTRGGAAVLEMTLVLFLLLTLTFGTIEFGDAFFKKNTLQGAAREGAREAIIAGSSKSSTEAAIAAVLQQAANLKPSQYTVTIIDHDSKVPIDFATVPAGRPIRVTVEANWGTIGLRPMGLMDATKTISGTAVMRREG, encoded by the coding sequence ATGAAGAACTGCTCTACCCGATTCCTCGTCACCCGCCCGCTCGCGGCCCGCGGTCGCACGCGCGGTGGGGCGGCGGTGCTGGAGATGACGCTCGTCCTGTTCCTGCTGCTAACGTTGACGTTCGGCACGATCGAGTTCGGCGACGCGTTCTTCAAGAAGAACACGCTGCAGGGCGCCGCCCGGGAAGGGGCGCGCGAGGCGATCATCGCCGGCTCGTCGAAGTCCAGCACAGAGGCCGCCATCGCTGCCGTGCTTCAGCAGGCCGCCAACCTCAAACCGAGTCAGTACACGGTCACCATCATCGATCACGACAGCAAGGTCCCGATCGACTTTGCGACGGTCCCCGCAGGCAGGCCCATCCGGGTGACGGTTGAAGCTAATTGGGGCACCATCGGCCTGCGCCCGATGGGGTTGATGGATGCCACTAAAACCATCAGTGGTACCGCCGTGATGCGCCGCGAAGGCTAA
- the cpaB gene encoding Flp pilus assembly protein CpaB, with the protein MNIKTIVPLAAAVVLGLIAAMIAKSSMSKPGPDASAQAKTTIVTLKRDLTAGQEIAMEDVTATSLSSPVAPPGTFVDVTEVIGRVTIAPMVVGQPVLSPLLAPKGAVGGLQALVPMGMRAITIDVTETTGVGGLIVPGCLVDVLITLNGDASGGPLTKTLVQGVKVQAVGQRMGPAPKDAPADAFRSATLLVTPTQAETIELASTAGRPRLVLRSNNDTADSNTSGVTLTELRGTRRSNTDDVAVTQQVMNTAPSTQPVAVAPVEAVAPRREPSRRIVKIIKGGVQSTVTFESNRGEGMVVSSDDMFAD; encoded by the coding sequence ATGAACATCAAGACAATCGTGCCGCTCGCAGCGGCTGTGGTGCTGGGCCTGATCGCGGCGATGATCGCCAAGTCCAGCATGAGCAAGCCCGGTCCGGATGCCAGCGCCCAAGCGAAGACGACGATCGTCACGCTGAAGCGCGACCTGACGGCCGGTCAGGAGATCGCGATGGAGGACGTGACCGCGACGTCGCTGAGCAGCCCGGTCGCGCCGCCCGGGACGTTCGTGGACGTCACTGAGGTGATCGGCCGCGTCACGATCGCGCCCATGGTCGTCGGCCAGCCGGTCCTGTCGCCACTGCTGGCGCCCAAGGGCGCGGTGGGCGGGCTGCAGGCCCTGGTGCCCATGGGCATGCGTGCGATCACGATCGACGTGACGGAGACGACCGGCGTGGGCGGGCTGATCGTGCCCGGCTGCCTGGTCGACGTGCTGATCACGCTCAACGGTGACGCCAGCGGCGGCCCGCTGACCAAGACGCTCGTGCAGGGCGTGAAGGTGCAGGCGGTCGGCCAGCGCATGGGCCCCGCGCCCAAGGATGCGCCCGCCGACGCGTTCCGCAGCGCCACGCTGCTGGTGACGCCGACGCAGGCCGAGACGATCGAACTGGCCAGCACCGCCGGCCGGCCGCGCCTCGTGCTCCGCAGCAACAACGACACCGCCGACTCGAACACGTCCGGCGTCACGCTGACCGAGCTGCGCGGCACGCGTCGCTCGAACACCGACGACGTGGCCGTCACGCAGCAGGTGATGAACACCGCGCCCAGCACGCAGCCGGTCGCGGTCGCGCCGGTCGAGGCCGTGGCCCCGCGTCGCGAACCGAGCCGCCGCATCGTGAAGATCATCAAGGGCGGCGTGCAGAGCACGGTGACGTTTGAATCGAACCGTGGCGAGGGCATGGTCGTCTCGTCCGACGACATGTTCGCCGATTAA